One stretch of Oncorhynchus masou masou isolate Uvic2021 chromosome 9, UVic_Omas_1.1, whole genome shotgun sequence DNA includes these proteins:
- the mtmr7a gene encoding myotubularin-related protein 7a isoform X1 has protein sequence MEHIRLPKVEKVRLIDKISSKRASVGTLYLTATHTIFVENETEIRTETWVLHSLVCSVEKQATTTTGSPLLVHCKNYQALRFIIPQERDCHDVHVSLLRLSRPERYEELYCFSFHANSDKEVRGQAWDFLSLKAEYSRMGVPNHLWILSTVNCDYKVSDTYPAELYVPKSATHPVIVGSSKFRSRGRFPTLSYYCKENHAAICRSSQPLSGFSARCLEDEQMLEAIVRSNPRSDFMYVVDTRPKLNAIANRAAGKGYENEDNYSNIKFQFIGIENIHVMRNSLQKMLEVSEAWSPSMSEFLEGLESSGWLKHIKAVLDAGIFIAKAVAEDGVSVLVHCSDGWDRTAQVCSVASVLLDPYYRTLKGLMVLIERDWVSFGHKFSHRYNHLDGDPKEVSPVIDQFLECVWQLSEQFPCAFEYNERFLITIHNHIYSCQYGNFIGNNQKERTELRHQEKTHSLWTYLWENRTDHINPLYRPDHSQTQGVLRPVTAPYCFKFWRALYNRFDRGMHPRQSVIDYLMAIREETQQLEEQLVSHEEKIAMLEKEQGKSIQTKTNTLDRSHTVWASPPSESCLDLANTPGDYSGLGDFLSSSPCQQMGPESSLLILPRPGERRKPSDPDLSTNSDDQESGIADLSSPPSEDSAKDPDEAAYSAA, from the exons ATGGAGCACATCCGACTGCCTAAG GTTGAGAAAGTCAGACTGATTGACAAAATCTCCTCCAAAAGAGCCTCGGTAGGCACTTTGTACCTGACAGCCACTCACACCATCTTTGTGGAGAATGAGACTGAGATCCGTACAGAAACATGG GTTCTGCACAGTTTAGTGTGCAGTGTGGAGAAACAAGCTACAACCACCACAGGAAGTCCTCTGCTTGTCCACTGTAAGAACTACCAGGCCCTCCGGTTTATCATCCCCCAGGAAAGGGACTGCCATGATGTGCACGTCTCCCTGCTGCGCCTCTCCCGACCAG AGCGATATGAGGAGCTGTATTGCTTTTCCTTTCATGCTAACAGTGAcaaggaggtgagaggacaggCCTGGGATTTTCTCAGCCTCAAGGCTGAGTACAGTAGAATGGGCGTTCCCAACCACCTCTGGATTCTATCCACAGTTAACTGCGACTACAAG GTGAGTGACACTTATCCTGCTGAGCTGTATGTGCCAAAATCAGCCACCCACCCAGTCATTGTTGGGAGTTCCAAATTCCGAAGCCGAGGTCGATTTCCAACGTTGTCATACTACTGCAAAGAAAACCAC GCTGCCATCTGTCGTAGCAGTCAGCCCCTGTCTGGCTTCAGTGCCCGCTGCCTGGAGGATGAGCAGATGCTAGAGGCCATTGTGAGGTCCAACCCCCGTAGTGACTTCATGTATGTGGTGGACACCAGGCCCAAG CTTAATGCAATAGCAAACCGAGCAGCAGGGAAAGGCTATGAAAACGAAGACAACTACTCCAACATCAAGTTTCAGTTCATAGGCATTGAGAACATCCATGTGATGAGGAACAGCCTTCAGAAAATGCTAGAAG TGAGTGAGGCATGGTCCCCCTCCATGTCAGAGTTCCTGGAGGGTCTGGAAAGCTCAGGCTGGCTAAAACACATCAAAGCTGTCCTGGATGCTGGCATCTTCATCGCCAAG GCCGTTGCAGAGGATGGCGTCAGTGTCTTGGTCCACTGCTCAGACGGTTGGGATCGTACTGCTCAGGTGTGCTCTGTGGCCTCCGTGCTCCTGGACCCCTACTACAGGACTCTCAAAGGACTCATG GTTCTCATTGAAAGAGACTGGGTTTCCTTTGGACACAAGTTCTCTCACAG ATACAACCACCTGGATGGAGACCCCAAGGAGGTGTCCCCGGTCATAGACCAGTTCCTGGAGTGTGTGTGGCAGCTGTCGGAGCAGTTCCCCTGTGCCTTTGAGTACAACGAGAGGTTCCTCATCaccatccacaaccacatctACTCCTGCCAGTACGGAAACTTCATAGGCAATAACCAGAAGGAGAGGACGGAGCTTAG GCATCAGGAGAAAACCCATTCTCTGTGGACCTACTTGTGGGAGAACAGGACTGACCACATCAACCCCCTGTACAGACCTGACCACAGCCAGACTCAGGGGGTTCTGCGCCCAGTTACCGCCCCCTACTGTTTTAA gttctgGAGGGCCTTATACAACCGTTTTGACAGAGGCATGCATCCTCGCCAGTCTGTGATAGACTACCTGATGGCCATcagagaggagacacagcagcTGGAGGAGCAGCTTGTCTCCCACGAGGAG AAAATAGCCATGTTGGAGAAGGAGCAGGGGAAGAGCATCCAGACAAAAACTAACACGTTGGATAGGAGCCACACGGTGTGGGCCTCTCCCCCCTCAGAGAGCTGCCTGGATTTGGCCAACACCCCAGGGGACTACAGCGGACTGGGAGACTTCCTCAGTTCATCACCCTGCCAGCAGATGGGGCCAGAGAGCAGTCTTCTGATCCTCCCCCGACCAGGGGAGCGCCGGAAACCGTCCGACCCAGACCTCTCCACCAACAGTGATGACCAGGAGTCGGGCATAGCAGACCTCAGCTCCCCGCCAAGTGAGGACAGTGCCAAGGACCCTGATGAGGCTGCCTACTCTGCTGCCTGA
- the mtmr7a gene encoding myotubularin-related protein 7a isoform X2 translates to MEHIRLPKVEKVRLIDKISSKRASVGTLYLTATHTIFVENETEIRTETWVLHSLVCSVEKQATTTTGSPLLVHCKNYQALRFIIPQERDCHDVHVSLLRLSRPERYEELYCFSFHANSDKEVRGQAWDFLSLKAEYSRMGVPNHLWILSTVNCDYKVSDTYPAELYVPKSATHPVIVGSSKFRSRGRFPTLSYYCKENHAAICRSSQPLSGFSARCLEDEQMLEAIVRSNPRSDFMYVVDTRPKLNAIANRAAGKGYENEDNYSNIKFQFIGIENIHVMRNSLQKMLEVSEAWSPSMSEFLEGLESSGWLKHIKAVLDAGIFIAKAVAEDGVSVLVHCSDGWDRTAQVCSVASVLLDPYYRTLKGLMVLIERDWVSFGHKFSHRYNHLDGDPKEVSPVIDQFLECVWQLSEQFPCAFEYNERFLITIHNHIYSCQYGNFIGNNQKERTELRHQEKTHSLWTYLWENRTDHINPLYRPDHSQTQGVLRPVTAPYCFKFWRALYNRFDRGMHPRQSVIDYLMAIREETQQLEEQLVSHEECYPP, encoded by the exons ATGGAGCACATCCGACTGCCTAAG GTTGAGAAAGTCAGACTGATTGACAAAATCTCCTCCAAAAGAGCCTCGGTAGGCACTTTGTACCTGACAGCCACTCACACCATCTTTGTGGAGAATGAGACTGAGATCCGTACAGAAACATGG GTTCTGCACAGTTTAGTGTGCAGTGTGGAGAAACAAGCTACAACCACCACAGGAAGTCCTCTGCTTGTCCACTGTAAGAACTACCAGGCCCTCCGGTTTATCATCCCCCAGGAAAGGGACTGCCATGATGTGCACGTCTCCCTGCTGCGCCTCTCCCGACCAG AGCGATATGAGGAGCTGTATTGCTTTTCCTTTCATGCTAACAGTGAcaaggaggtgagaggacaggCCTGGGATTTTCTCAGCCTCAAGGCTGAGTACAGTAGAATGGGCGTTCCCAACCACCTCTGGATTCTATCCACAGTTAACTGCGACTACAAG GTGAGTGACACTTATCCTGCTGAGCTGTATGTGCCAAAATCAGCCACCCACCCAGTCATTGTTGGGAGTTCCAAATTCCGAAGCCGAGGTCGATTTCCAACGTTGTCATACTACTGCAAAGAAAACCAC GCTGCCATCTGTCGTAGCAGTCAGCCCCTGTCTGGCTTCAGTGCCCGCTGCCTGGAGGATGAGCAGATGCTAGAGGCCATTGTGAGGTCCAACCCCCGTAGTGACTTCATGTATGTGGTGGACACCAGGCCCAAG CTTAATGCAATAGCAAACCGAGCAGCAGGGAAAGGCTATGAAAACGAAGACAACTACTCCAACATCAAGTTTCAGTTCATAGGCATTGAGAACATCCATGTGATGAGGAACAGCCTTCAGAAAATGCTAGAAG TGAGTGAGGCATGGTCCCCCTCCATGTCAGAGTTCCTGGAGGGTCTGGAAAGCTCAGGCTGGCTAAAACACATCAAAGCTGTCCTGGATGCTGGCATCTTCATCGCCAAG GCCGTTGCAGAGGATGGCGTCAGTGTCTTGGTCCACTGCTCAGACGGTTGGGATCGTACTGCTCAGGTGTGCTCTGTGGCCTCCGTGCTCCTGGACCCCTACTACAGGACTCTCAAAGGACTCATG GTTCTCATTGAAAGAGACTGGGTTTCCTTTGGACACAAGTTCTCTCACAG ATACAACCACCTGGATGGAGACCCCAAGGAGGTGTCCCCGGTCATAGACCAGTTCCTGGAGTGTGTGTGGCAGCTGTCGGAGCAGTTCCCCTGTGCCTTTGAGTACAACGAGAGGTTCCTCATCaccatccacaaccacatctACTCCTGCCAGTACGGAAACTTCATAGGCAATAACCAGAAGGAGAGGACGGAGCTTAG GCATCAGGAGAAAACCCATTCTCTGTGGACCTACTTGTGGGAGAACAGGACTGACCACATCAACCCCCTGTACAGACCTGACCACAGCCAGACTCAGGGGGTTCTGCGCCCAGTTACCGCCCCCTACTGTTTTAA gttctgGAGGGCCTTATACAACCGTTTTGACAGAGGCATGCATCCTCGCCAGTCTGTGATAGACTACCTGATGGCCATcagagaggagacacagcagcTGGAGGAGCAGCTTGTCTCCCACGAGGAG TGTTATCCACCCTAG